In a single window of the Terriglobales bacterium genome:
- the truB gene encoding tRNA pseudouridine(55) synthase TruB: protein MNGVLVIDKAAGMTSHDVVARVRRLLHERSVGHLGTLDPMATGVLPLLLGRMTRLAQFYSHAEKSYEGEFRFGLATDTYDAEGEPVGEARQADLSLEQVRDAASGFVGRIRQMPPPFSAKKIGGVPAYKLARKKKEVELQPVEVEVRELEILSLSGDRARFRSRVSSGTYLRSIAHELGRTLGIGGHLASLRRTASGEFGVEDARSLEQLEAAAQAGDPEREFVHPRRVLPAFPCVTVADDLAAKVRHGIAVNLPEMSKARFVKVFVGQSELIAIATRIAGTLFHPKVVLAGSQDPVPSP, encoded by the coding sequence ATGAACGGTGTCTTGGTCATCGACAAGGCCGCAGGCATGACCTCGCATGACGTGGTCGCGCGCGTCCGCCGCCTGCTCCACGAGCGCTCCGTGGGACATCTGGGGACACTGGACCCCATGGCTACAGGTGTGCTTCCGCTGCTTCTCGGCCGGATGACCCGCCTAGCCCAGTTCTACAGCCACGCGGAGAAGTCCTATGAGGGCGAGTTCCGGTTCGGCTTGGCCACCGACACCTATGACGCCGAAGGCGAGCCGGTCGGGGAAGCAAGGCAGGCCGACCTGTCGCTTGAGCAGGTCCGGGATGCTGCCAGCGGCTTTGTCGGCAGGATCAGGCAGATGCCGCCTCCTTTTTCGGCAAAGAAGATCGGCGGTGTGCCCGCCTACAAGCTGGCTCGGAAGAAGAAAGAGGTCGAGCTTCAGCCGGTCGAGGTGGAGGTACGGGAACTGGAGATTCTGTCGCTGTCGGGAGACCGTGCCCGGTTCCGCTCCCGCGTGTCATCAGGAACCTACCTTCGCTCCATCGCTCACGAGCTGGGCAGGACACTGGGAATCGGCGGCCACCTGGCCAGCCTGCGGCGCACCGCCTCCGGGGAATTCGGCGTGGAAGACGCCCGGAGCCTTGAGCAACTAGAAGCGGCCGCGCAGGCAGGGGACCCCGAAAGGGAATTCGTCCATCCGCGGCGGGTGCTGCCGGCTTTTCCCTGCGTCACCGTCGCCGACGACCTCGCAGCCAAAGTCCGCCACGGCATCGCGGTCAACCTGCCCGAGATGTCGAAGGCCAGGTTCGTGAAGGTCTTCGTCGGGCAGTCGGAGCTGATTGCCATTGCCACCCGCATCGCCGGCACGCTCTTCCATCCCAAGGTCGTCCTAGCAGGGAGCCAGGACCCAGTACCCAGCCCATGA